The following coding sequences are from one Parabacteroides pacaensis window:
- a CDS encoding FimB/Mfa2 family fimbrial subunit encodes MIRFNYIIKLALLVPGVMACTEKEDLPAANQPAAEVTFVYPSTKAGEGSPVVPHIYIFRENGDGFFYEKSIQEGWSVGSAGKYHLSTQLDVGNYKFFFAASYGTNTLLMPEPLTGTTTPEDLSFQNGKRPDGTILPADELFLPVSLQEATKSYAITSPRTISCTLNRSVAQLVVKLKRQVLKNGEPVEESYPYPTDHILNYLQQITVELTGVGEGLNFSGNYGTGATITQLDLSKAEFDNSGFATLHGPFFFPTEGKDRLEQLTITLQPTEGSRLLENTASVTWTEGLPVKTNWQLIATVFITEITEKVMDIKIEITTGPITEEVPGDEGMWDDNMQKGN; translated from the coding sequence ATGATACGTTTTAACTATATAATAAAACTGGCACTTTTAGTTCCTGGGGTGATGGCATGTACCGAGAAGGAGGATCTGCCTGCAGCTAATCAGCCGGCGGCTGAAGTCACTTTTGTATATCCTTCTACCAAAGCCGGGGAAGGGTCTCCTGTTGTTCCGCACATTTATATATTTCGTGAAAACGGAGATGGATTCTTTTATGAAAAATCCATTCAAGAAGGTTGGTCGGTTGGGAGTGCCGGTAAATATCATCTTTCCACCCAATTGGATGTAGGAAATTATAAGTTCTTTTTTGCCGCTTCGTATGGAACTAATACGCTTCTTATGCCGGAGCCGCTTACCGGTACCACTACTCCGGAAGACTTGTCCTTTCAAAACGGGAAAAGGCCGGATGGCACTATTCTTCCTGCAGACGAACTTTTTTTACCCGTATCTTTACAGGAAGCAACTAAAAGTTACGCCATAACTTCTCCCCGAACCATCTCTTGCACCTTGAACCGTTCTGTCGCCCAGTTAGTTGTGAAGTTAAAACGTCAAGTATTAAAAAACGGGGAACCTGTTGAGGAATCTTACCCTTATCCTACAGACCATATATTGAATTACCTCCAACAAATAACGGTAGAATTAACCGGCGTGGGAGAAGGCTTGAATTTTTCCGGCAATTATGGAACCGGAGCTACTATTACTCAGCTAGATTTATCGAAAGCCGAGTTTGATAATTCGGGCTTCGCCACTTTACATGGGCCATTCTTCTTTCCGACAGAAGGAAAAGATAGATTGGAACAACTAACCATCACCCTTCAACCAACCGAAGGAAGCAGGTTGTTGGAAAATACTGCTTCGGTTACGTGGACGGAAGGTTTACCTGTAAAAACTAACTGGCAATTAATTGCTACCGTATTCATCACAGAAATTACTGAAAAAGTAATGGATATAAAGATAGAGATCACTACCGGCCCTATTACAGAGGAGGTGCCCGGAGATGAAGGAATGTGGGACGATAATATGCAGAAAGGAAATTGA
- the recR gene encoding recombination mediator RecR, whose product MIQKYPSVLLENAVNELASLPGIGRKTALRLALYMLRRDVPYTEGFTSALLSLRKEVKYCKVCHNICDEEVCSICSDFQRDRSLVCVVENIKEVLAIENTGQFRGVYHVLGGIISPMDGIGPSELQIESLVQRVASGEVKEVILALSTTMEGDTTNFFIYRKLSGLNVKISVIARGVSIGDEIEYADEVTLGRSIINRTSFNDSIKI is encoded by the coding sequence ATGATTCAGAAGTATCCGTCAGTTTTGTTAGAAAATGCAGTCAATGAATTAGCTTCTTTACCCGGTATCGGAAGGAAGACTGCATTACGCTTGGCCCTTTATATGTTACGCCGCGATGTGCCTTATACGGAAGGATTTACGTCTGCATTGCTTTCGCTACGCAAAGAGGTGAAATACTGTAAAGTCTGCCACAATATTTGCGACGAAGAGGTATGTTCTATTTGTTCTGATTTTCAACGGGACCGTTCATTGGTATGTGTAGTTGAAAACATAAAAGAAGTGTTGGCAATAGAAAATACAGGCCAGTTCCGGGGCGTATACCATGTGTTGGGAGGCATTATTTCTCCGATGGACGGTATCGGGCCTTCCGAACTGCAAATAGAAAGTTTGGTGCAACGAGTTGCTTCGGGCGAAGTAAAAGAAGTAATTCTCGCCTTAAGCACTACCATGGAAGGAGATACGACTAATTTCTTTATTTACCGTAAACTTTCTGGATTGAATGTAAAAATATCCGTCATTGCCCGCGGAGTATCGATAGGAGACGAAATCGAATATGCCGATGAAGTAACGCTAGGACGTTCTATTATTAACCGTACTTCCTTTAACGATTCCATAAAAATATAA
- a CDS encoding DUF5031 domain-containing protein, giving the protein MKQIYILRFIILVWGWTSIGVFSACSDEEKVGSGPEATVFELPVLFDTKATVSSAMQYAMYIFEQEENGPYLLKDSLILTEPTGRYTFDKGDLLQKNYRFLFTGTPAAGAEIFTLQTGNHSLAEGTEWKDVLLTCKKTTVSEYNYCTVKDMSGQDLLTQGMIKCKMERIVGKMVFDFFKAQDGVTPLQPVDIDSEEVLSVMDRIKSIEVVYTGFVSSLTFNDANELIPGKSIADDNTVTQFINVENTPEFKVTVPQEEIGLVGVENVKGAVRLTGGCFFPTSGNMAVRLTFTYYDTTPVCEKEEVHSEECFKQKTLVLNLKDQNNTQVLRIVADRMIRNKIGIHCNRIIDIPVNSGLNIDVEWNKDNGIN; this is encoded by the coding sequence ATGAAACAAATATATATTCTTCGGTTTATTATCCTCGTATGGGGATGGACAAGCATAGGCGTTTTTTCTGCTTGTTCGGATGAAGAAAAGGTGGGTTCGGGCCCGGAGGCAACTGTTTTCGAACTGCCGGTTCTCTTCGATACAAAAGCTACGGTAAGCTCCGCCATGCAATATGCCATGTACATTTTCGAACAAGAAGAAAACGGGCCTTATCTTTTAAAGGATAGCCTTATTTTAACAGAACCTACTGGTCGTTATACCTTTGATAAAGGGGATCTGTTGCAAAAAAACTATCGTTTCCTTTTTACGGGCACGCCTGCTGCGGGAGCTGAAATTTTTACGCTTCAAACTGGAAATCATTCGCTTGCGGAAGGAACGGAATGGAAGGACGTCCTGCTTACTTGTAAAAAAACAACCGTAAGTGAATACAATTATTGTACGGTAAAAGATATGTCGGGACAGGACCTTTTAACGCAAGGAATGATAAAGTGTAAGATGGAAAGAATCGTAGGAAAAATGGTGTTCGATTTCTTTAAGGCGCAAGACGGGGTTACTCCTTTGCAGCCGGTGGATATCGATTCGGAAGAGGTACTTTCCGTTATGGACCGGATAAAAAGTATAGAAGTTGTTTATACCGGGTTTGTATCTTCTCTTACTTTCAACGACGCTAATGAATTGATTCCCGGTAAGAGTATAGCCGACGACAATACCGTTACACAGTTTATAAATGTAGAAAATACTCCGGAGTTCAAAGTAACGGTTCCGCAAGAAGAGATCGGCTTGGTGGGAGTAGAGAACGTGAAAGGTGCTGTACGCTTAACGGGAGGATGTTTTTTTCCCACTTCGGGAAATATGGCGGTAAGGCTTACGTTTACTTATTATGATACTACTCCCGTTTGTGAAAAAGAAGAAGTGCATTCCGAAGAGTGCTTTAAGCAAAAGACTTTGGTTCTTAACCTAAAGGATCAAAACAATACCCAGGTTTTACGAATTGTGGCAGACCGGATGATCCGGAATAAAATAGGCATTCATTGTAACCGTATTATTGATATACCTGTAAATTCCGGGTTGAACATCGATGTGGAATGGAATAAAGATAACGGCATAAATTAG